Genomic DNA from Gimesia aquarii:
AACAGTATTTCTGGGGCTTGATAAACATCCTTCAACTTGGATCCCAGTTGACTTTGTGCTGACTTCACCTGTTGTTGACTTGGATCAGAAAGAAAGACCTCTTTGACTTCATCAATTTCTTTCAGGGCAGAGAAGTAAGCACTTAAATGTGCCCCGGTTTCATTTGTTAATACAGCAACGGAAATCTGTTTAGCCATAAATGAATTCCTCCAGCTATTTTTAGCTTTGCCCAATCAGGATTGAGCCTCAACATTGCATTTTAAACTATTTCGTATATTTTATATAACTATATCAATTCTGCTTCGCCCCTTCCAGAATTCCTTCCTTTCTGGAAAGGTAGAGTCCCATATGTATCAGGATCAGTTTGTTGTTAGCAAGCCATTTAATCGCGCCAGGTAAAATTGACCTTATTGAAGTCTCTGAGCCCGAACTTTCACCAATTTCGCCACTTGGTTCTGGCCGAGGGGAAATTATTTTTCAACCCGAAACAACTTGTCTCTGTGGTTCCGATTTACCTTACTTTAGTGGAAGTGATGAATGGGAAATTGAAATAGGTCACTCTTTACACGAGATGATCGGGACAGTCACAGCAACGAATGGGCAGCGCTGGAAGGAAGGTGACCGGGTGCTCGCCGTCCCTGTCATGCAGCAGGGATTGCGGGAGCGATTTGTGCTCGATGAATTACGTACGATTCCGATTGCGACAAATATCCCCGAAGAACACGCGTTGATGGCTCAGCCTTTGGGAACGGCGATTTTTGCACTGAAAAAACTTCCCAATCTATTAGACCAGACAGTGGCCGTTGTGGGACAGGGGCCCATGGGCCAGTTAATGAATGCCTCATTAAGTAACATGGGGGCCAGAGAAATTATTGGGGTCGACCTACTAGAATCACGATTGCAAGTCAGCCCGCAAATGGGCGCAACCGCCACAATTTGTAATCAAAATTGTAATCTCATCGAAGCACTTCGTGAGATACTAAAAGGAGAATTACCAGATATTGTGATTGAAACAGTCGGTCATGCAGACCAGCAGTTCAATCTGTGTATTGATCTCTGTCGAGAAAATGGTCGTATTCTCGTTTTTGGTGTCCCCCCTGAAACGATTGATCAAGTACGTTGGCGGGACCTGCTCTTCAAAAACATTACCGTTCATACCAGCATTAACCCTGACTTCGAACGCGATTTTCCTTTGGCAATGAAGTGGTTGTCTGAAGGCAGGATCGATGTTGCCCCCATCATCACACACCGATTTCCATTGGCAGAAATTCAGCAGGCATTTGACCTGTTTCAAAATAGAACTGACGGAGTTCTTAAAGTGATTGTTGAATTTCCCTCCCTGCATTGATAATGATAGAGTAGATTCTACTTCAACAGACTGACTTTAAAACAAATGCGAGTCTTTTCATTTCACACACCATGTCAAAGGTAACCAATGAAATTGATACCCCATAATTATTGCCTTTTAACTCGTGTAACTCCTTGCTTCCTGCTCATTGTTTTGTTGATGAATCAGAGCCAAGCGGCTGAGACTCCTAACATTATTTACATTATGGCAGACGATCTGGGATATGGTGACCTCGGTTGTTATGGGCAGAAAGTGATCAAAACTCCCCATATCGACCAATTGGCAAAAGAGGGCATGCGGTTCACAAATCACTATTCCGGCCACACAGTTTGCCGTCCTTCAAGATTAGTCCTGCTTACGGGCATGCACAGTGGTCATACTCCTATCAGTCAAAATGAGCAATATTATTTTCCTGCTGGTGCTACCAGTGTAACAACACTCTTAAAAAAATCTGGATATGCAACTGGGGGAGTAGGCAAATGGGCATTAGGACCGCCTGAAACAACAGGGGTCCCCAGTATGCAAGGATTTGATTACTGGTTTGGATATCTAGATCAGGGAAACGCTCACAATTTTTATCCGGAGTTCCTTTGGAGTAATGAACAGGAAATCTCACTTCCTGGAAATAAAGTCGGAAACCAAAAAAGAGTCTCGGTTGAGCGTGAAACATATTCGCACGATCTATTAACACAAGAGGCACTGAACTTTATCAAGGTTAACCAAAAGAAACCTTTTTTCCTTCAGGCTCATTACACGATTCCGCATGCGAACAATGAAGGAGGACGCGCAACCGGCGACGGAATGGAAGTTCCCGAGTATGGAGAATATGCTGATCAGGAATGGCCAGCCCCGGAAAAAGGCTTCGCAGCAATGATCACGCGCCTGGATCGAGATGTCGGAAATTTCATCAATCTGCTGAAAGAACTGAATCTGGAGCAAAATACAATTATCTTTTTCACTTCAGATAATGGCCCTCACCAGGAAGGCATGCATCTGGTTGATTTCTTTAATTCGAACGGACCATTACGCGGTTACAAGCGAGACCTCTATGAAGGAGGCATTCGCGTTCCCTTAATTGTCAAATGGCCCGGCAAAATAGAAGCAAATTCGACGACGGATCACATCAGTGCATTCTGGGATTTTCTTCCGACAGCCTGTGAATTAGCTGGTATTAATCCACCACAAAATATAGATGGGATCTCATATCTTCCTACTCTACTTGGTGAATCCCAAACGGCCCACGATTCCTTATTCTGGAAATATCGAGGAAAAATCGCATTGAGATCCGGCAAATGGAAAGCCGTCCAAACAGGAAAGGAAAAGCCTCTGGAACTCTATGATCTCGACAAAGATGAGGGAGAGCACCACAATATCGCAGACGAACATCCCACAGTTACTGCCCACATGAAGCAGATGATCATTAAGAGTCAGTCGCCTCGCTGAATTTTTCTCCTGGAAGGCTAGCGATTTCTTTTTGCAGGTACTTCGTCAGATGATTTCATGGATTGGCTCTGTATGTTCAACTCCTACCAGCTTTTGATCCAAACCACCATAAAAATAAGACAAACGATTTGGATGAAGTCCCATCTGATTGAGGATTGTCGCGTGCAATCGTTTAACGTGAAATGGCTTCTCGACCGCTGCCGACCCCAATTCATCTGTTGCACCAACAGAAGTACCGCCTTTTATCCCTCCACCAGCAGTCCACATGGTAAAGCCAAAGGAATTATGATCACGTCCTGTGCCTTTTGCATACTCTGCCGTTGGCTGTCTTCCAAATTCACCGCCCCAGACAATCATGGTTTCATCAAATAATCCGCGAGATTTTAAATCCTTAATTAACGCAGCAATAGGTTGATCAGTATTGCCTGCATGAAAACTATGATTTTTTTCTAAATCGCCATGCGCATCCCAGTTGGAGTCATTATGATTTCCACCAGAATATAACTGAATGAAGCGCACACCTCGCTCAACTAGTCTGCGTGCCAACAGGCATCTTCTGCCAAAATCAGCGGTGCGGGGATTATTGAGCCCATATAATTCTTGTGTTTGCTTTGTTTCTGAAGAAATGTCTGCTGCTTCCGGTGCATGTTTCTGCATCTTGAAAGCCAGTTCGTAACTGGCAATACGAGCTGCCAGTTCCGAGTTACCAGTACGAGTAGCTTGGTGCTTCTGATTTGCTTCTTTTAAAGCATCCAACAATTCACGTTGAACTGCTTTACTCATTCCTTCAGGACGACGCAAATCAATCAACGGTGCCCCTTCAGAACGCATTGTGGTTCCTTGGTAAGTCGCCGGCATAAATCCACTCGACCAGTTCTTGGCTCCACTAATCGGACCTCCTGTCGGATCAAGCATGACGACATACCCGGGAAGATTTTCATTCTCAGTTCCTAAACCGTAATTAAGCCATGAACCAAGGCTGGGAAATCCACTCAGAATTCTACCCGAGTTCATCATCAACATTGCAGAACCGTGAATGGGAGAGTCGGCCGTCATCGATTTCAAAAACGCAATATCATCAACGCAGGTAGCCAAATGGGGAAATAGATCAGAGACCCACTGACCTGATTCACCATATTGTTTGAACTTCCATTTCGGGCCAACGACGCGTCCTTCATTTTTTTCACCGCCACGGCCTTTCGTTTTGACAGGGATCGTCTTGCCATCCAAACCATAGAGTTTTGGTTTGTGATCAAAAGTATCAACATGACTCGGACCACCATACATAAAAAGGAAGATCACACTTTTCGCTTTGGGCTTAAAATGCGGGTCTTTAGGCGCCAAAGGATTCTGATATTGGCCGACACCATCAGCGGCAACGGCTTGAGAATTCAAAAATCCATCAGCAGACAACATTCCCGTTAAAGCAACCGAAGCAAAACCGCCTCCCGCTTCCCATAAAAACTCCCGACGTGTACGACGGCAGAACTGTGCATGTCCAGCTGATTTCGTTTGCTGATCTACCAGATGATTTGATTTTAGTTCTGATGCCATAATTGATCCTTACACAAAATCAGAGACAAAATTTCCCAAGATCACTTAAATTTTCTTTGCATTAATCCAGATAAACAAATTCATTCCGATTCAGAATTGTTAAGCAGAAATATTCCAATGCCTGTTTTTCTTTCAGGGAATGCTTTTTCATCAGAGTATTAATTAATCGTACTCCCTCATCAACTTCATTCATCTTTGGTTGACGACCATAGGCCAGACGAATCGCGCGTATGACAAATTCGGAATGCGAATTTCTCACTTCTTCGAAAATTCTATTTGCAAAATGTTCGGCCTGCCGATTCACAAAGTCTCCATTAATCATTCCCAATGCTTGTGCCGGTTGTGTGGTCACAAATCGGACGGCACAGGTACTATCAGTATCTGCAAAGTCAAAATTGAAAAGCAGGGGAGTCACTAACGAACGCTTTACAAAAATGTAAATGCTTCTTCGTGCCCTTTCTTCCTCTGATGACTTACCCCATCCCTCACCGGGACGCGATTGGCCTTGTAACACTTCTTTCGATATCAAAGGGTAAAATCCGGGGCCGTACATTTTGGGATTCAGACGACCATTTACTTTCAATATGGAATCACGAACTTCTTCTGCACTAAGACGCCGCATGTTAAACCGCCAGAATAAATCATTGGCCGGATCGATGACTGCTGCCTGTTCTGAATACTGTGAAGACATCTGATAAGTATTCGACATCATGATCAATTTATGTAAGGATTTGAACTTCTGCCCACGTCCGACGAATTCGAGGGCTAACCAGTCCAGTAGTTCGGGATGTGTGGGTGGCATACCTAATTGACCGAAGTTGTTAGGTGACTGAACGATTGCCCGACCGAAGTGATGCTGCCAGATTCGATTGACGATCACTCGCGAGGTCAGCATGTTATCAGGATTCACAATCCACTCAGCCAGTACACGCCGTCTGCCGGATGTCTTTTGATCTTTATCAAGAGGTGGTATTTGTATCTCACTTTGCCCAAATATCCGCGGGAAACCCGGCTCCACCTTTTTCCCACGAACATGGGGATTTCCTCTTAAAAGCACAAAAGTTTCGCGCGGTGTTTTCAGACTGCGACTGACACTTAGCGCCATTTTTCGAGGAGGAAATTGCTTTCGACTCTCCTCCAGCTTCTGCATTTCATGCTTCATCGCCTGGTAGGTTTTGATTTGAGCCGGTTCCAAATACTTCTCCAATTTTTCTTTCAATAATTTTTTACGCTGATGGGTTTCAGATCGCCTTTGATCAACAGCCGACATTTTTTTGACGCCCGTCTGCTCGATTTGAAACATTTTTTTCTTAAGCTCTTTTTTCTCCACATCGTGCTTCGAATAGAGAGTAGAAATTTCAGGACCGGAAATATCGGTTTGATTAAAGGACCGTTGATCAGACCGTGTTCCATAAGAGTTCAAACCATGAAAAAACGCAAGAAAACTGTAATAATCCTCGTGAGGAATCGGATCGATTTTATGTTCGTGGCAACGGGCACAATTCAAAGTAAGCCCTAAAAAAACCTGACTTGTTGTCGAAACAATATCATCCATTTCATTGTAGTAACTCAGTAATTTATCAGCGGGTTCATCATCCCAGAGACCAAGACGATAATAACCAGTAGCAATGATTGTCTCACTTGATACATTTTCGAGTTCATCACCCGCCAATTGTTCTTTGACGAATTGATCATAGGGCTTATCACTATTGAAGGAACGAATCACATAGTCGCGAAAACGCCAGGCGTTTGGTTTCGCACCGTCACGCTCAAAACTGTTCGTATCAGCATAACGCACAAGATCAAGCCAATGACGAGCCCAGCGTTCTCCATAACGGGGCGAAGCTAACAGGCGATCGATCAATTTTTCGTAAGCATTGGGAGACTGGTCGTTGACAAACTGATCAACTTCTTCAGGGGTAGGTGGTAAACCCGTCAAATTAAAATAGGCCCGCCGAATCAGAGTCACGCGATCCACGGGTGGCGCAGGGGAGAGTCCCTTCTGCTCTAGTTTTGACAAAATAAATGCATCAATGGGGTTCTTAATCCACTTGCTTTGTCTAGTCTTTGGTGGTGTGCTTTTCTTGGGAGGTAGAAACGCCCAATGCTTTTTCCATTCAGCTCCCTGTTGAATCCATTTCCTGATTAAATTAATTTGTTCCTGTTTGAGACGTTCTCCCTCCGGAGGCATCTGATGATCTTCTTCTTGGGAAATGATACGAGTTAGCAGCTCGCTTTGTTCAGGGTGTTGAGGAACAATAGCGGTGGCTTCAGAATCTAACTGTTTAAAAGCGTGTTCACTCTGATCCAGACGTAAACCACCTTCTTGCACATCAGGTCCATGACATGCATAGCAATGCTTCGCCAATATAGGCTGAATCTGCTGTGTGAATTCAACGGCCGGAACCTTATCTTGCTGAACTGGTTTGGCGTTATTGGTTTCTGCCCATCCGAAAAGTGGCACACTAAGTTCGACAAATAGAACGATACCACAAAAAAGTAGCGTCTTGACTTTCAGGCTGAATCTGAAGGAACTTGTCCGTTTCATACTTAGCCCCTTTAAAAATGTACATTCATCAACTTATTATTTAAACGCCGTAAACTTAATCACAACTATAACGACTTGTCTCACTCTTGTCTATTCTCAAATGTAACTTGGATAATAGTCAATTCAAGATTAAACCGACCTAAGTTATTTGCCGTAAAGCCCCTCGAAATGATCTCATCCATCCAATGATTTACAGGTTTTCAAAGTAGACTGTCTGCAAATTAACTGATTGTGCTATAATTACTGACGCGCTGGTTAACTGGCATGTGCTTCTGATTTGAGGAGAATCCACTGGATGAATCGATTATTTCCTCCATTCTCAGGACGATTCTACCTGAGAAATGTTAACATCAGAATTCTTCTATGTGTCTGTATTTTGTTAATTTATCCATGTGCTTATCTACTGTCTAACGATGAGCAAGACGGACATCAGCTCATCGCGTTTTTAGATCCTCCCGCAGACAAAGATGTTCCAGACCAGACAGAACCTGAAAGTGAAGCCTCAAATAATCGTAAGGAGTTGATCCACCGCATCTATCGTAACAGAAGTTTGAGATCACAGTTCGAAAGAGCCGAGCACAAATTTCTGAATCAAGAAATCACCGAAGGCGCGCTACAATTAGAAAAACTTCTTGATCATCAGGAAGACTACTTCTTCTGGCCTGAAGGGCAATCCCGCCCGTTAAACTTCAGACAGCGTACGCGTGAACTTTTTTCAGTCGCTTCTCCACGAGCACTTTCAGATTATGAGAGAATTTCCGGCCCACAGGCAGACTGGTTTCTGAAGCAAGCGAAACAGAATCATGATCTGACGATGTACGAATACCTGGCGTTACGATTTTTCCCACTCCAGGCTGGTTTTGAAGCGCTAGACTATTTAGCCTCTCACTACTTGGAGCAAGGTAACTTCGATTTTTCAGCGCGCTATTGGGATCAATTATTGAATAGCAGAATTCATAAAAGACGAATGCGACCAACCCACTTTCTTAAAGCGGCAGTTGCATATCAACGATCTGGTCAACCTGAAAAAGTTTCCCAAATACTGACGGTCATAGGCACACTACCAGTCACAGTATCTGGTATCAAAAGTAACCTGTCTGATGCAATAAAGAGGGTAAACGCTTCACTTGAGAAAATGGATTTAAAAGAAAATCCTGGATGGTTTCTCTCGCAAGGAAATCCCCAACGAAACCGATCTATCAATGCCAGCCTGCCATATCTGAATCCTCGCTGGAGTCATCCGATAGCTCGAACCAAAAAATCCAGACCACTTGATACCTTAAGAAGCTGGCAAATCAAACAGAACAGAGAGGACCTCTCAACGGCTGTCGCAAATACTCCAATCGCAGTAGATAATCTGGTCATTTATCGAGACTTTGAAGGCATCAGAGCAGTCAATATAGAAACAGGGATAACATCCTGGTTATTTAAAAGCGATGGCAGTCTCAATAGTCTGATTGATCGTATTGAAAGCCAAACTCCTTCCCACTCAACTTATTCACAAAATTTACCGCTCGATAAATTCTACTACTTCAGTTCACTATACGGCTCACTTTCCACTAACGGGCAGCATGTGTTTGCCATAGATTATCTACCCAATCCAAGTCCTCAAATTCCACCACAATTGAATCTGGGGATTCGACGCCGAATTTCTCATTTCCCACTTGTCTCTCAGAGAGGAAACCGGCTCCTGGCTTTACCAGTGAAATTGACAACGGCTCGTTCAATCGATGATGCATCTGTTACTAATTCATCGACTTCTACCCAAAAAGACTCACTTCAAACAAAACCTGCCTGGAGTATTGATGGCTACTATTTTCTAGGCGCGCCTCTGCCTGTTGGTAACTATATTTATGCCGTTGCAGAACATAATAGTCAGATCTCTATACTTTGTATCAACCCGAGAAATGGAAACATCCATTGGAAACAAGGGATTGTCTATGTCAACCAGCCTATTCACTCAGATCGAAACAGAGCTCATAAGCAATGTCCGCTCGCCAGCAGTCAGGGGATTATCGTCTGCCCCACACAAATTGACACACTGGTTGCTATCGACGCAACTAATGGAGATTTACTCTGGAATTACTATTATGGTGAAGGAGACCATTACCGTAGAATTTCACAAAAACGATATTATGCTCCGGTTTCGTTTGGTCATCCAGGTCTGACCAGCGTACCAGTGATTGATAAAAATCGGATTTACTATTTGCCCAGTGGATCACCGTTCATCCATTGTATCGATTTGAAATCGGGCGTTCCGCTGTGGGATGAAGTTCCTCGAGAAGATGGCGAATTCGTTGCTGCCGTCGTTGATCAAACAGTTCTCATCATTGGCTCTGATTACTGCCGTGGACGACATATTGAAGATGGTCGAGAACTCTGGCATCTACATGTCGGACCCGTCACTGGCAAGGGAATTTTGTCGCGTAATAATTATCTCCTGCCAATTAAATCGGGAAGTCTACTCAGTATTCACATCCCTTCAGGAAAAGAATCCGGCTTCACTCTTAGTAACGCAACCCAAATTTCTGATATCCTGAACCGTGAGTTTAAACAAAAATTGCGACGCGGGGCCGAATATGCCTTCCAGCGTACATCTAAAGTTACACGGTCTCAGAGTAAAATTAGAACACAACACAATTGGTATCCTGGAAATATTATCGCACATCAGGGGCACATTATTTCGATAGGTCTTTGGCAAATCGATTCGTTTGCCCAGGCTGAAACAATGCTTGCCAGTTTGCCGCAAGATCAAGAAAGATCGCTCAATTCTGCAAAGGCTCAGAGTAATCAATTAATCAAAGCTGAATTGGAACTTTCACTCGGAAATCTGGAAAATGCAAAACGAAAACTCGAGGCCTTAATTTCTGTGCAGTCCGTTTCTCCGGTGAAAGAACGCTCGGAGTCACTGTTACGAGAATTACTCTACGCAGAATTAAACGAATCCAACCAAAACGAATTTCAGATATTGGCGAAAATTGAAGATCTAGCTTCCACACCTCTGGAGCGAGGTCGTTTCTTGTCACGAAAGTCAAAGTATCTACTTGAACAACAAGACTATCAGGGCTTGATGGAGATTGCTGAGGAATTTAAAAAGATCGATGTAGAGCAACCTTTAGCTATGGCGGGCGATACGAATCATCTGGTGACAGTAAAGAGCCTCATTAGCGGACTGATGGAAAAAGTAACACAAAAAGCGTCCCCAGGTGCACGCGAAGCAGTTGACTTGATTATTTCTAATGACCAGCATATAGCTCTCAACGATGGATCTGTTATCGCTCTACAATCATTTCTCGATACCTATGGTAGTTGGCCACAAGCAGTAGCAGTACGCAGTGCTTTGGCTGATCAATTGATAAAACAGGGAGAAAACCAAAGGGCAGAATTTTTGCTATTGGAAAATTACTCTAACCCCAATCCTGAAATAGCTGCTACTGCGACACGTCAACTACTGGAATTATGGGAATTGGCTGGTTTACCTCATGAAGCGGCTTCCTTATTACAAGATCTCAACGATCAATTTGCAAACGTGACACTCGATTCCGGAATCACAGGTTCTCAGTACGTGAAGCGTTTTAACCGTGCTTCGCAAGTGTGGACTGTTTTTCAAGCCATGCAACCTTTAAAACATTCCGTCTCACATGTTTCAATCAAACAAAGCCATACAGGTCCTGTACCACCGGCAACCAAAGTAATCTATAAAAATTACGAACGTAAATTTCTCCCTCCACCAGAAATTTCTCAACTCTTGCTGAAGGCAGGCACAACTCTTAATGTCGTCAACAAGCATGCTGGACAAAACATTGGGAAAGTAAAAATATCTGACCGTGTCTCCTATCCATATCAATCTCGCACTTCATTTGTAGGGCATTTCATTCCTCTTGGTAGTAATCGAATAATTCAGGGAGTTTCTCTGCTGCATCTTCAAGATGAATTATCTAAACCACTATGGACAGCAGAATTTGACAATTTGAGTAGTTCACAATCAGTGTTTTATGTAGGTCCATCCGGTCCGCGTGTCTGTATTTTTCAGTGGGATAATCAGTTATTTGGATTGAATCCTGCTACAGGCAAAGTTTTATGGGAGCGCAGAAACATTCCCACTAAATCAGGTTATTTAAGTGATTCCAGCAAGGGTTTGATCGGTGATCAAAAAGCAATTGTCGCTTTCAACATCAATCGGACAAATTACGATGTTTATAATTCGATCACGGGAGAATTGATTCGAAAAGGGGAACTGGAACTGAATAGCCGCTCGCGCCATGCATTCGGACGAAAGCTCTTTTATCAAACGACATCCACTACCGAAAAAAGAGTACGCTTGTGGGATCCGTTGACCGACCGATTATTACTTGATGAGCCAGTATTAAATTCAGGATTTTCAACACAGGTCTCCGCTAATGAACTGGCTATTCTACTGCCTCCCAATCGACTCAGAGTTTTGAATGTAGAGACGGGTGATACTGTTGTCGAATCGATAATCCCTGATAACTTACTTGAAAACTTAAACAAATTTGTCGGTTTTTCTGATAAGAAACGATACTACTTTAATTTCTCTTATACAACACCTCGCAGACGGTCTCCTCATCGTGACTTTTATGTGAGTGATTCTTTTTTAAATGTGGTGCATGTCGACAACGATTTAATCTGCATCGACAAAAAATCTGGAAGTATGCTTTGGAGCCGCAACCTTCCCAAACGGTCTTGGATTGATACTTCTCAATACCAACTTCCGTTTTTGATATTCATAAGTAAAATTCGGACTGAATCAAAAACCACAAGCTATTCTTTTCTCTTCGAGATCATGGACGCAAAAACGGGGAACACGATCGGTTTTAAAGAGAACATTATTAAAGACACACTTCTACAAATGCATATCGAACCACGATTGAATAAAATACTTCTACAAGGAATGAATAGTGCCATCGAAATTGATTTTCGTGATTTTCAGAAACCTCTGAAAAATATCTTTGATACGCCTCTCTAACAATTCATTAATTTGCTTGACCTGAACCTTTCGCATACATAGGCTGTCTCATAGAGAAATCAGCGGCTGTGGTATAATGGTATTACCCCAGCTTCCCAAGCTGGTGACGAGGGTTCGATTCCCTTCAGCCGCTCTCTTTCCTGTGCCTGTGAAATCACCACACACTCCAATGTTAATTTGGAAGTTGCGTGATTAAGCCAGAGTATAATCAAACTCGATAAAAAGTATGATCTGTGCTAGCTCTTCACTTGCCTCGTATCCGCCGAGCGAATTTGTTTGAGTTGT
This window encodes:
- a CDS encoding outer membrane protein assembly factor BamB family protein; translation: MNRLFPPFSGRFYLRNVNIRILLCVCILLIYPCAYLLSNDEQDGHQLIAFLDPPADKDVPDQTEPESEASNNRKELIHRIYRNRSLRSQFERAEHKFLNQEITEGALQLEKLLDHQEDYFFWPEGQSRPLNFRQRTRELFSVASPRALSDYERISGPQADWFLKQAKQNHDLTMYEYLALRFFPLQAGFEALDYLASHYLEQGNFDFSARYWDQLLNSRIHKRRMRPTHFLKAAVAYQRSGQPEKVSQILTVIGTLPVTVSGIKSNLSDAIKRVNASLEKMDLKENPGWFLSQGNPQRNRSINASLPYLNPRWSHPIARTKKSRPLDTLRSWQIKQNREDLSTAVANTPIAVDNLVIYRDFEGIRAVNIETGITSWLFKSDGSLNSLIDRIESQTPSHSTYSQNLPLDKFYYFSSLYGSLSTNGQHVFAIDYLPNPSPQIPPQLNLGIRRRISHFPLVSQRGNRLLALPVKLTTARSIDDASVTNSSTSTQKDSLQTKPAWSIDGYYFLGAPLPVGNYIYAVAEHNSQISILCINPRNGNIHWKQGIVYVNQPIHSDRNRAHKQCPLASSQGIIVCPTQIDTLVAIDATNGDLLWNYYYGEGDHYRRISQKRYYAPVSFGHPGLTSVPVIDKNRIYYLPSGSPFIHCIDLKSGVPLWDEVPREDGEFVAAVVDQTVLIIGSDYCRGRHIEDGRELWHLHVGPVTGKGILSRNNYLLPIKSGSLLSIHIPSGKESGFTLSNATQISDILNREFKQKLRRGAEYAFQRTSKVTRSQSKIRTQHNWYPGNIIAHQGHIISIGLWQIDSFAQAETMLASLPQDQERSLNSAKAQSNQLIKAELELSLGNLENAKRKLEALISVQSVSPVKERSESLLRELLYAELNESNQNEFQILAKIEDLASTPLERGRFLSRKSKYLLEQQDYQGLMEIAEEFKKIDVEQPLAMAGDTNHLVTVKSLISGLMEKVTQKASPGAREAVDLIISNDQHIALNDGSVIALQSFLDTYGSWPQAVAVRSALADQLIKQGENQRAEFLLLENYSNPNPEIAATATRQLLELWELAGLPHEAASLLQDLNDQFANVTLDSGITGSQYVKRFNRASQVWTVFQAMQPLKHSVSHVSIKQSHTGPVPPATKVIYKNYERKFLPPPEISQLLLKAGTTLNVVNKHAGQNIGKVKISDRVSYPYQSRTSFVGHFIPLGSNRIIQGVSLLHLQDELSKPLWTAEFDNLSSSQSVFYVGPSGPRVCIFQWDNQLFGLNPATGKVLWERRNIPTKSGYLSDSSKGLIGDQKAIVAFNINRTNYDVYNSITGELIRKGELELNSRSRHAFGRKLFYQTTSTTEKRVRLWDPLTDRLLLDEPVLNSGFSTQVSANELAILLPPNRLRVLNVETGDTVVESIIPDNLLENLNKFVGFSDKKRYYFNFSYTTPRRRSPHRDFYVSDSFLNVVHVDNDLICIDKKSGSMLWSRNLPKRSWIDTSQYQLPFLIFISKIRTESKTTSYSFLFEIMDAKTGNTIGFKENIIKDTLLQMHIEPRLNKILLQGMNSAIEIDFRDFQKPLKNIFDTPL